In Girardinichthys multiradiatus isolate DD_20200921_A chromosome 18, DD_fGirMul_XY1, whole genome shotgun sequence, a single window of DNA contains:
- the LOC124884093 gene encoding protein IWS1 homolog isoform X2 translates to MDGGEEEFMSDDGGGTPVQDEHPQSDGEEMRSDGQQSEDEGSNDEDAPNAMETVGAASSSDTEDHRRADSDSNGEAPRGHDDKSDSEAEAPRPADSDDDTPVKRRMSGSENEEEEESPAKRRTSGSDNEESSPVKHGASDNEAEEEAEEEAEAEASPVKRRGSSSELEDGEEAPKAAARGDSENKEEKAAASPDRRSDSDSDTETPARRKAAQMDSEEEEEKQEEEEGERGGKWKGVMQSDSEEEEDAGRRKKAAAGSDEEQHDEEKKQRDDSDEEDEKPVKRKKAVLSDSEDEDEEKEDKPAVKKSRAVSDDENSGSDDGSVGPDKSMAAKLRELGSDSGSDEEDGAKPTAGKKDEKALFGSDSDSGEDDEEEKMIADIFGESGDEEGEEFTGFNQEELETDNKQLKEQQQVVEDSDSDEGVDRSGQDTSFMSDFDVMLAKRKAMNSRKRRHRDGGTFISDADDVVSAMITKMNEAAEEDRTLNSQKKPALKKLTLLPQVVMHLKKQDLKETFIDSGVMSAIKEWISPLPDKSLPALRIREELLRILQELPNVSQETLKHSGIGRAVMFLYKHPKESRANKDLALKLINEWSRPIFGLTSNYKGMTREERQQRDLDQQTPQRRRLSSGGQTPRRDLEKQLTGEEKALRPGDPGFCARARVPMPSNKDYVVRPKWNVEGDSSRGPVKKGLSRVDKQMRRFADIRRLTKTGHAVKISVEGNRMPL, encoded by the exons ATGGACGGAGGAGAGGAGGAGTTCATGTCCG atgatggaggCGGCACCCCAGTTCAGGATGagcatcctcagtctgatggcgaGGAGATGAGAAGCGACGGCCAACAGTCGGAG GATGAGGGCAGCAATGATGAAGACGCCCCCAATGCCATGGAAACAGTTGGGGCTGCCAGCAGCTCAGACACAGAGGACCACCGCAGGGCTGACAGTGACTCCAATGGCGAGGCCCCCAGGGGCCACGATGACAAAAGTGACTCTGAGGCAGAGGCTCCGCGGCCCGCCGACAGCGACGATGATACTCCAGTCAAACGCAGGATGAGCGGGTCTGAaaacgaggaggaggaggagtcacCAGCGAAAAGAAGGACGAGCGGGTCGGACAACGAGGAATCCTCTCCAGTCAAACACGGAGCTTCCGACAATGAGGCGGAGGAAGAGGCGGAGGAGGAGGCGGAGGCGGAGGCGTCCCCCGTCAAGCGCAGAGGGAGCAGCTCAGAGTTGGAGGACGGAGAAGAAGCACCTAAAGCAGCTGCGCGCGGCGACTCTGAGaacaaagaggaaaaagctGCGGCGTCTCCGGACCGCCGTTCTGACAGTGACTCTGACACAGAGACGCCCGCCAGACGCAAGGCGGCGCAGATGGACtccgaggaggaggaggagaaacaggaggaggaggagggagaaagaGGAGGGAAGTGGAAAGGTGTGATGCAGTCTgacagtgaggaggaggaggatgcagGACGAAGGAAGAAAGCTGCAGCTGGAAGTGATGAAGAGCAGCATGATGAGGAGAAGAAACAGAGAGACGACAGCGATGAAGAGGACGAGAAACCAG tGAAGAGAAAGAAGGCCGTCCTGTCAGACAGTGAAGACGAGGATGAGGAGAAGGAAGATAAACCCG CAGTGAAGAAGAGTCGTGCGGTGTCTGACGACGAGAACTCCGGCAGCGATGACGGTTCCGTCGGTCCGGATAAAAGCATGGCGGCCAAACTGAGGGAGCTCGGATCGGACAGCGGGAGCGACGAGGAGGACGGGGCGAAGCCCACGGCGGGGAAGAAGGACGAGAAGGCGCTGTTCGGTAGTGACAGCGACTCTGGGGAAGACGATGAAGAGGA GAAAATGATCGCCGACATCTTTGGAGAGTCTGGAGACGAGGAAGGGGAGGAGTTCACG GGCTTCAaccaggaggagctggagaccGACAACAAGCagctgaaggagcagcagcaggtaGTGGAGGACTCTGACTCTGATGAGGGAGtggaccgcagcggacagga cACAAGCTTCATGTCCGACTTCGATGTCATGCTGGCCAAGAGAAAAGCCATGAACAGCCGGAAGAGGAGACACCGTGACGGAGGAACGTTCATCAGCGACGCTGACGACGTCGTCAGCGCCATGATAACCAAGATGAACGAGGCTGCAGAG GAGGATCGGACTCTAAACAGCCAGAAGAAACCGGCGCTGAAGAAACTTACGCTGTTGCCGCAGGTCGTGATGCACCTCAAGAA ACAGGACTTGAAGGAGACCTTCATCGACAGCGGAGTGATGTCAGCCATCAAAGAGTGGATCAGTCCTCTGCCGGACAAATCGCTGCCCGCCCTCAGGATCAGAGAGGAGCTGCTGAGGATCCTGCAGGAG ctccCCAACGTGAGCCAGGAAACCCTGAAGCATAGCGGGATCGGACGGGCCGTCATGTTCCTCTACAAACATCCCAAAGAATCCCGAGCCAACAAAGACCTCGCTCTCAAGCTCATCA ACGAGTGGTCGCGACCGATCTTTGGATTGACGTCCAACTACAAAGGAATGACGAGAGAGGAGCGTCAGCAGAGGGACCTGGACCAGCAGACGCCTCAGAGACGGCGGCTGAG CTCTGGAGGTCAGACGCCCCGCAGAGACCTGGAGAAGCAGCTCACAGGAGAGGAGAA AGCTCTGCGACCCGGTGACCCTGGGTTCTGCGCCCGGGCCCGTGTTCCGATGCCCTCCAACAAAGACTACGTGGTCCGACCCAAATGGAACGTGGAAGGGGATTCCAGCAGG GGGCCGGTGAAGAAGGGTCTGTCCCGGGTCGATAAACAGATGCGTAGATTTGCGGACATCCGGCGGCTGACGAAGACGGGTCACGCTGTGAAGATCAGCGTAGAAGGAAACCGGATGCCGCTCTGA
- the LOC124884093 gene encoding protein IWS1 homolog isoform X1: MDGGEEEFMSDDGGGTPVQDEHPQSDGEEMRSDGQQSEDEGSNDEDAPNAMETVGAASSSDTEDHRRADSDSNGEAPRGHDDKSDSEAEAPRPADSDDDTPVKRRMSGSENEEEEESPAKRRTSGSDNEESSPVKHGASDNEAEEEAEEEAEAEASPVKRRGSSSELEDGEEAPKAAARGDSENKEEKAAASPDRRSDSDSDTETPARRKAAQMDSEEEEEKQEEEEGERGGKWKGVMQSDSEEEEDAGRRKKAAAGSDEEQHDEEKKQRDDSDEEDEKPVKRKKAVLSDSEDEDEEKEDKPAVKKSRAVSDDENSGSDDGSVGPDKSMAAKLRELGSDSGSDEEDGAKPTAGKKDEKALFGSDSDSGEDDEEEKMIADIFGESGDEEGEEFTGFNQEELETDNKQLKEQQQVVEDSDSDEGVDRSGQDTSFMSDFDVMLAKRKAMNSRKRRHRDGGTFISDADDVVSAMITKMNEAAEEDRTLNSQKKPALKKLTLLPQVVMHLKKQDLKETFIDSGVMSAIKEWISPLPDKSLPALRIREELLRILQELPNVSQETLKHSGIGRAVMFLYKHPKESRANKDLALKLINEWSRPIFGLTSNYKGMTREERQQRDLDQQTPQRRRLSEPQKVERAEEPDVFSPPTSSGGQTPRRDLEKQLTGEEKALRPGDPGFCARARVPMPSNKDYVVRPKWNVEGDSSRGPVKKGLSRVDKQMRRFADIRRLTKTGHAVKISVEGNRMPL, translated from the exons ATGGACGGAGGAGAGGAGGAGTTCATGTCCG atgatggaggCGGCACCCCAGTTCAGGATGagcatcctcagtctgatggcgaGGAGATGAGAAGCGACGGCCAACAGTCGGAG GATGAGGGCAGCAATGATGAAGACGCCCCCAATGCCATGGAAACAGTTGGGGCTGCCAGCAGCTCAGACACAGAGGACCACCGCAGGGCTGACAGTGACTCCAATGGCGAGGCCCCCAGGGGCCACGATGACAAAAGTGACTCTGAGGCAGAGGCTCCGCGGCCCGCCGACAGCGACGATGATACTCCAGTCAAACGCAGGATGAGCGGGTCTGAaaacgaggaggaggaggagtcacCAGCGAAAAGAAGGACGAGCGGGTCGGACAACGAGGAATCCTCTCCAGTCAAACACGGAGCTTCCGACAATGAGGCGGAGGAAGAGGCGGAGGAGGAGGCGGAGGCGGAGGCGTCCCCCGTCAAGCGCAGAGGGAGCAGCTCAGAGTTGGAGGACGGAGAAGAAGCACCTAAAGCAGCTGCGCGCGGCGACTCTGAGaacaaagaggaaaaagctGCGGCGTCTCCGGACCGCCGTTCTGACAGTGACTCTGACACAGAGACGCCCGCCAGACGCAAGGCGGCGCAGATGGACtccgaggaggaggaggagaaacaggaggaggaggagggagaaagaGGAGGGAAGTGGAAAGGTGTGATGCAGTCTgacagtgaggaggaggaggatgcagGACGAAGGAAGAAAGCTGCAGCTGGAAGTGATGAAGAGCAGCATGATGAGGAGAAGAAACAGAGAGACGACAGCGATGAAGAGGACGAGAAACCAG tGAAGAGAAAGAAGGCCGTCCTGTCAGACAGTGAAGACGAGGATGAGGAGAAGGAAGATAAACCCG CAGTGAAGAAGAGTCGTGCGGTGTCTGACGACGAGAACTCCGGCAGCGATGACGGTTCCGTCGGTCCGGATAAAAGCATGGCGGCCAAACTGAGGGAGCTCGGATCGGACAGCGGGAGCGACGAGGAGGACGGGGCGAAGCCCACGGCGGGGAAGAAGGACGAGAAGGCGCTGTTCGGTAGTGACAGCGACTCTGGGGAAGACGATGAAGAGGA GAAAATGATCGCCGACATCTTTGGAGAGTCTGGAGACGAGGAAGGGGAGGAGTTCACG GGCTTCAaccaggaggagctggagaccGACAACAAGCagctgaaggagcagcagcaggtaGTGGAGGACTCTGACTCTGATGAGGGAGtggaccgcagcggacagga cACAAGCTTCATGTCCGACTTCGATGTCATGCTGGCCAAGAGAAAAGCCATGAACAGCCGGAAGAGGAGACACCGTGACGGAGGAACGTTCATCAGCGACGCTGACGACGTCGTCAGCGCCATGATAACCAAGATGAACGAGGCTGCAGAG GAGGATCGGACTCTAAACAGCCAGAAGAAACCGGCGCTGAAGAAACTTACGCTGTTGCCGCAGGTCGTGATGCACCTCAAGAA ACAGGACTTGAAGGAGACCTTCATCGACAGCGGAGTGATGTCAGCCATCAAAGAGTGGATCAGTCCTCTGCCGGACAAATCGCTGCCCGCCCTCAGGATCAGAGAGGAGCTGCTGAGGATCCTGCAGGAG ctccCCAACGTGAGCCAGGAAACCCTGAAGCATAGCGGGATCGGACGGGCCGTCATGTTCCTCTACAAACATCCCAAAGAATCCCGAGCCAACAAAGACCTCGCTCTCAAGCTCATCA ACGAGTGGTCGCGACCGATCTTTGGATTGACGTCCAACTACAAAGGAATGACGAGAGAGGAGCGTCAGCAGAGGGACCTGGACCAGCAGACGCCTCAGAGACGGCGGCTGAG TGAGCCTCAGAAGGTGGAGAGGGCGGAGGAACCCGACGTCTTCTCTCCACCAACCAG CTCTGGAGGTCAGACGCCCCGCAGAGACCTGGAGAAGCAGCTCACAGGAGAGGAGAA AGCTCTGCGACCCGGTGACCCTGGGTTCTGCGCCCGGGCCCGTGTTCCGATGCCCTCCAACAAAGACTACGTGGTCCGACCCAAATGGAACGTGGAAGGGGATTCCAGCAGG GGGCCGGTGAAGAAGGGTCTGTCCCGGGTCGATAAACAGATGCGTAGATTTGCGGACATCCGGCGGCTGACGAAGACGGGTCACGCTGTGAAGATCAGCGTAGAAGGAAACCGGATGCCGCTCTGA